Proteins encoded in a region of the Buchnera aphidicola (Phyllaphis fagi) genome:
- a CDS encoding acetolactate synthase 3 large subunit — translation MEILSGAEMVIRSLIDQGIEYIFGYPGGAVLDIYDVLKKNSSIKHILVRHEQSATHMADGYARCTGKIGVVLVTSGPGATNAITGIATAYMDSIPIVVISGQVDSSLIGYDAFQECDMLGISRPIVKHSFLVKNLEDIPVIFKKSFWLASTGRPGPIVIDLPKDLLNPLNKKPYFWPKSINIRSYNPITKGHSGQLKKILETLLHAKKPIIYVGGGIITSNSSLELKKLAEILNIPVTTSLMGLGAFPGQHPQNLHMIGMHGTYEANMAMHDSDVIFAIGVRFDDRTTNNVEKYCPNSKILHIDIDPTSISKTITANIPIVGDAKQILQDLLKLINHNNILIDQNRLKKWWECITQWRKKNSLQYNKNSQKIKPQSVIEILWKLTQGQAYITSDVGQHQMFTALYYTFNKPRRWINSGGLGTMGFGLPAALGVKLALPKETVVCVTGDGSIQMNIQELSTAMQYKLPILILNLNNRSLGMVKQWQDIIYSGRHSHSYMKSLPNFVKLSESYGHIGIAISKKHELKRKLKIALEQLQHGHLVFVDVYVDHSEHVYPMQIRGGGMNEMRFKK, via the coding sequence ATGGAAATATTATCAGGCGCTGAAATGGTAATTCGTTCGTTAATTGATCAAGGAATAGAATATATATTTGGTTATCCTGGTGGCGCTGTTTTAGATATATATGACGTTTTAAAAAAAAATTCTTCAATAAAACATATACTGGTAAGACATGAACAAAGTGCTACTCATATGGCAGATGGATATGCAAGATGTACAGGAAAAATAGGAGTAGTATTAGTTACTTCTGGTCCAGGAGCAACTAATGCTATTACAGGTATTGCAACTGCCTACATGGATTCTATTCCAATAGTAGTTATTTCTGGACAAGTTGATTCATCTTTAATTGGATACGATGCATTTCAAGAATGTGATATGTTAGGTATTTCAAGACCTATAGTAAAACACAGTTTTTTAGTCAAAAATCTTGAAGATATTCCAGTAATTTTTAAAAAATCTTTTTGGTTAGCTTCTACAGGACGACCTGGACCTATTGTAATTGATTTACCAAAAGATCTTTTAAATCCATTAAATAAAAAACCATATTTTTGGCCAAAATCCATTAATATACGATCATATAATCCAATAACCAAAGGCCATTCAGGACAATTAAAAAAAATATTAGAAACATTATTACATGCTAAAAAACCAATTATTTATGTTGGAGGTGGAATAATTACTTCCAATAGTTCTTTAGAACTTAAAAAATTAGCAGAAATTTTAAATATTCCAGTAACTACTTCCTTAATGGGATTAGGTGCTTTCCCTGGTCAACATCCCCAAAACCTCCATATGATTGGTATGCATGGAACATATGAAGCAAATATGGCTATGCATGATTCTGATGTGATTTTTGCGATTGGAGTAAGATTTGATGATAGAACTACTAATAACGTTGAAAAATATTGTCCTAATTCAAAAATATTACACATAGATATTGATCCTACATCAATATCAAAAACTATTACTGCAAATATACCTATTGTTGGAGATGCAAAACAAATTTTACAAGATTTATTAAAATTAATTAATCATAATAATATATTAATTGATCAAAATCGTTTAAAAAAATGGTGGGAATGTATTACACAATGGAGAAAAAAAAATAGTTTACAATATAATAAAAACAGTCAAAAAATTAAACCACAATCTGTAATCGAGATATTATGGAAATTAACTCAAGGTCAAGCGTATATAACATCTGATGTTGGACAACACCAAATGTTTACAGCACTATATTACACATTTAATAAACCTAGACGTTGGATTAATTCTGGAGGTTTAGGTACTATGGGATTTGGATTGCCAGCAGCATTAGGAGTAAAATTAGCTTTACCTAAAGAAACAGTAGTTTGTGTTACTGGAGATGGTAGTATTCAAATGAATATACAAGAATTATCAACTGCTATGCAATATAAATTACCTATTTTAATATTAAATCTTAATAACAGATCATTAGGAATGGTAAAACAATGGCAAGATATTATTTATTCAGGTAGACATTCTCATTCCTATATGAAGTCATTACCAAATTTTGTTAAATTATCAGAATCATATGGTCATATTGGTATCGCTATTTCTAAAAAACATGAGCTAAAAAGAAAGTTAAAAATAGCATTAGAACAGTTACAACATGGCCATTTAGTATTTGTAGATGTATATGTTGATCATTCCGAACATGTATATCCTATGCAAATACGAGGAGGCGGGATGAATGAAATGCGATTTAAAAAATAA
- the dapD gene encoding 2,3,4,5-tetrahydropyridine-2,6-dicarboxylate N-succinyltransferase: MEKLKKTINEIFKSKDQINYKNVNWSDFNVINQTINLIDSGILQVSEKISGKWITHQWLKKAILLYFCIKKNQITKGIKNTFYDKIDLKYEHATDSELKRNNIRIVPPTTVRKGVFIGKNTILMPSFINIGAYIDDGTMIDTWSTVGSCARIGKNVHLSGGVGIGGVLEPIQNNPTIIEDNCFIGARSEIVEGVIVEKGSVISMGVYIGQSTKIYNRETQTITYGRIPAGSVVVPGTLPSKDKKYSLYCAIIVKKVNNATLKKVEINQLLRNIN; encoded by the coding sequence ATGGAAAAACTAAAAAAAACTATAAATGAAATTTTTAAATCTAAAGATCAAATAAATTATAAAAATGTAAACTGGTCTGATTTTAATGTTATTAATCAAACAATTAATTTAATTGATAGTGGCATACTACAAGTTTCAGAAAAAATATCTGGAAAATGGATCACTCATCAATGGTTGAAAAAAGCTATTTTATTATATTTCTGTATTAAAAAAAACCAAATTACTAAAGGAATAAAAAATACTTTTTACGACAAAATTGATTTAAAATATGAACACGCTACAGATTCTGAATTAAAAAGAAATAATATTCGTATTGTACCACCAACAACAGTAAGAAAAGGAGTATTTATTGGGAAAAATACTATATTAATGCCGTCTTTTATAAATATAGGCGCATATATTGATGATGGAACAATGATAGATACATGGTCTACTGTAGGATCTTGTGCTCGAATAGGGAAAAATGTACATCTTTCTGGTGGTGTAGGAATAGGAGGAGTATTAGAACCCATACAAAACAATCCAACTATTATTGAAGATAATTGTTTTATTGGAGCTAGATCTGAAATAGTAGAAGGAGTAATTGTGGAAAAAGGATCTGTTATTTCTATGGGAGTATATATTGGACAAAGTACAAAAATATATAATCGAGAAACACAAACAATTACTTATGGTAGAATACCAGCTGGATCGGTTGTTGTACCTGGAACTCTACCATCAAAAGACAAAAAATATAGTTTATATTGTGCTATTATTGTTAAAAAAGTTAATAATGCAACATTAAAAAAAGTTGAAATTAATCAATTATTAAGAAATATTAACTAA
- the map gene encoding type I methionyl aminopeptidase, protein MNISIKTKKEIEKMRISGHLAAKVLDMIKPYIIPNITTLELNNICHNYITNTQKATSGCLGYHGFPKSVCISINEIVCHGIPNSYEKLKIGDIVNIDITIIKNKYYADTSKMFIVGHHINKQTKKLCHVAKKSLYSTFKIIKPGIKINLIGETIQKYINTTTYSIVEEYCGHGIGKNFHEKPYIIHYKNYDKTIILKEGMTFTIEPIINAGKKHVFCMKDGWTVKTKDNSLSAQYEHTILVTNNGCEILTLRKTEKINKIYQNT, encoded by the coding sequence ATGAATATTTCTATAAAAACTAAAAAAGAAATTGAAAAAATGAGAATATCTGGACATCTAGCAGCTAAAGTATTAGATATGATTAAACCTTATATTATTCCTAATATTACTACGTTAGAATTAAATAATATCTGCCATAATTATATTACAAATACACAAAAAGCTACTTCTGGATGTTTAGGGTATCATGGATTTCCAAAATCTGTATGTATATCTATTAATGAAATAGTATGCCATGGAATTCCTAATAGTTATGAAAAATTGAAAATAGGTGATATTGTAAATATTGATATAACTATAATCAAAAATAAATATTATGCTGATACTTCCAAAATGTTTATTGTAGGTCATCATATTAATAAACAAACAAAAAAATTATGTCATGTAGCAAAAAAAAGTCTTTATTCAACATTTAAAATTATTAAACCAGGAATTAAAATAAATCTAATTGGAGAAACAATACAAAAATATATTAATACAACAACCTACTCAATTGTTGAAGAATATTGCGGACATGGAATTGGTAAAAACTTTCATGAAAAACCATACATTATACATTATAAAAATTATGATAAAACAATCATTCTTAAAGAAGGTATGACATTTACTATAGAACCCATTATTAATGCTGGTAAAAAACATGTATTTTGTATGAAAGACGGTTGGACTGTAAAAACAAAAGATAATAGTTTATCTGCTCAGTATGAACATACTATTTTAGTAACAAACAATGGATGTGAAATTCTAACATTAAGAAAAACAGAAAAAATAAATAAAATATATCAAAATACTTAA
- the rpsB gene encoding 30S ribosomal protein S2, whose translation MKIISMRDMIKAGVHFGHQTRHWNPKMKPFIFGSRNKVHIINLEKTLPLFNAALLELKRIHLSQGKILFVGTKKSASYAIKQTAIDSNQFYVNQRWLGGMLTNWKTVRQSIRRLKDLEQQIQDGILDKLTKKEGLVRSRELLKLESSLGGIKNMGGLPDAIFVIDAEHERIAIKEANNLGIPVFSVVDTNSSPDGIDFIIPGNDDAIRSVNLYLNTIVTFITNHGNEMFSDHL comes from the coding sequence TTGAAAATAATTTCTATGAGAGATATGATAAAAGCGGGTGTACATTTTGGACATCAAACACGTCATTGGAATCCAAAAATGAAACCTTTTATTTTTGGTTCTCGTAATAAGGTACATATTATAAATTTAGAAAAAACTCTTCCTTTGTTTAATGCAGCATTATTAGAATTAAAAAGAATTCATTTATCTCAAGGAAAGATATTGTTTGTAGGTACAAAAAAATCAGCTAGTTATGCAATTAAACAAACAGCTATAGATTCCAATCAGTTTTATGTTAATCAGCGTTGGTTAGGGGGTATGTTAACTAACTGGAAAACTGTCAGACAATCAATTAGACGATTAAAGGATTTAGAACAACAAATTCAAGATGGAATATTAGATAAGTTAACTAAGAAAGAAGGATTAGTAAGATCACGAGAATTATTAAAATTAGAAAGTAGTTTAGGGGGTATTAAAAATATGGGAGGATTACCAGATGCTATTTTTGTTATCGATGCTGAACATGAGCGTATTGCTATAAAAGAAGCAAATAATTTAGGTATTCCTGTATTTTCTGTAGTAGATACAAACTCTAGCCCTGATGGAATTGATTTCATTATTCCAGGAAATGATGATGCAATTAGATCGGTAAATTTATATTTAAATACTATTGTTACTTTTATTACAAATCATGGTAATGAAATGTTTTCAGATCATTTATAA